The following are from one region of the Paenibacillus bovis genome:
- a CDS encoding sensor histidine kinase, with product MLTRFKSAYINLGIHRQMLLLISVLMLGSFASYLLVLNTVYNTYDSQMYEKTSELLNMSSVEIENQLKDIENLSFRVVTDEQLQRYLSQLQQESSVYEKNVIRKKITNRLIAFAGSEKFVYSMMAIDREGEVMSAGNREGIPAVLRTDLIKLAKDKAGSNSWYVGEQGSLLAVRQFKEFSGSTFTLNDLGTIIVRIRIDRIVQQQMESSSGSQLIISNGQEIVYPAELAPPLDKEAISQELQRSQPYGVVTLPEESYFSARIQSAYTGWTYLHITPFDEMFQRMVWIKRMVTIVFIGIFLLALIFGTKLSRSITRPMERLLQKMRTVETGNLDQLGELTTDPVTASAQNEVGLLHRTFNRMLRRIRELIDENYAKQLIIRETELKALQAQIDPHFLYNTLESINWMAKVNKQTEISRMVEALGFLLRSSVNMSDKLIRLGDELDIVRSYVTIQRMRFEERLDFTIEVPDELLDTPIPKLTLQPLVENAIHYALEPKIEVCHIRITARLEQDVVQITVEDDGPGMTPEFLERLHQGQIRTRGKGIGLNNIMERIRLTYGPEYGLSIESEPDVVTAFHIRIPYEKGELCDVQSAVGG from the coding sequence ATGCTCACCCGTTTTAAAAGCGCTTACATTAATCTCGGGATTCATCGACAGATGCTGCTGCTTATTTCCGTACTGATGCTGGGCAGTTTTGCTTCGTATTTGCTGGTACTCAATACCGTCTATAACACCTATGACAGTCAGATGTACGAGAAGACGTCAGAGCTGCTAAATATGTCCTCGGTCGAGATTGAGAATCAGCTCAAAGATATCGAGAATCTGTCTTTTCGGGTCGTGACGGATGAGCAGCTGCAGCGCTATCTGTCCCAGCTGCAGCAGGAATCATCTGTATACGAGAAAAATGTTATCCGTAAAAAGATTACGAATCGGTTGATCGCTTTTGCTGGTTCGGAGAAATTCGTCTACTCGATGATGGCAATAGATCGTGAGGGTGAAGTGATGTCAGCGGGGAATCGTGAAGGTATTCCGGCTGTACTGCGTACCGATCTGATCAAGCTGGCCAAAGACAAAGCCGGTTCCAACTCGTGGTATGTAGGTGAACAGGGATCGCTGCTCGCAGTGCGGCAGTTCAAGGAATTCAGTGGATCTACCTTTACCCTGAACGATCTGGGGACGATTATTGTCCGCATCCGCATCGACCGGATCGTACAGCAGCAGATGGAGAGCAGCTCCGGCAGTCAGCTGATTATCTCGAATGGCCAGGAGATTGTCTATCCGGCCGAACTGGCACCGCCGCTGGATAAAGAGGCGATCAGTCAGGAACTGCAGCGCAGTCAGCCGTATGGTGTAGTGACTTTGCCGGAAGAGAGCTACTTCTCTGCGCGGATTCAGTCGGCCTATACAGGCTGGACGTATTTGCATATTACACCGTTTGACGAGATGTTCCAGCGAATGGTGTGGATCAAACGCATGGTGACGATTGTATTTATCGGTATTTTCCTGCTGGCGCTGATCTTCGGTACCAAGCTGTCACGCAGTATTACCCGGCCGATGGAGCGATTGCTGCAGAAGATGCGTACCGTGGAGACCGGGAATCTCGATCAGCTGGGTGAGCTGACGACCGATCCGGTAACAGCCAGTGCGCAGAATGAGGTCGGACTGCTGCATCGTACCTTTAACCGGATGCTGCGGCGGATTCGGGAGCTGATCGACGAGAATTATGCCAAGCAGCTGATTATCCGCGAGACCGAACTCAAAGCACTGCAGGCACAGATTGATCCGCATTTTCTGTATAACACGCTGGAGTCGATCAACTGGATGGCCAAGGTCAACAAGCAGACCGAGATCTCCCGTATGGTAGAGGCGCTGGGATTCCTGCTGCGCAGCTCAGTCAATATGTCGGACAAGCTGATCCGGCTTGGGGATGAACTGGATATTGTCCGTAGCTATGTGACGATTCAGCGGATGAGGTTCGAAGAACGGCTGGATTTTACAATTGAGGTGCCAGATGAACTGCTGGATACACCGATTCCCAAGCTGACGCTGCAGCCGCTGGTCGAGAATGCGATTCATTATGCCCTGGAACCCAAGATCGAGGTCTGCCATATCCGCATTACGGCACGACTGGAGCAGGATGTGGTGCAGATTACGGTAGAGGATGACGGTCCCGGTATGACACCGGAATTTCTGGAGCGATTGCATCAGGGACAGATCCGCACACGGGGTAAAGGCATTGGACTTAACAACATTATGGAGCGAATCCGGCTGACCTATGGTCCCGAATATGGACTGAGTATTGAGAGCGAGCCGGACGTGGTCACTGCATTTCATATTCGTATTCCATATGAGAAAGGGGAGCTGTGCGATGTACAAAGTGCTGTTGGTGGATGA
- a CDS encoding response regulator transcription factor, translating into MYKVLLVDDERMILEGISQVVDWQGSGTELVGTARNGIEAYERIAEKRPDIVISDISMPGLDGIGLVAKTYEHFPDIRFIMLSGYKDFDYARRAMQYGVKHYLVKPCNEHQIQEAICELLSERAAEEEREQFVTSMREQFNRMLPQVKEQFLKEFISNKMYGSRDLDYYERLFHINLQNRPVRMVLMRVEDSHEYEHLFALKNIAEDILEGVLMGTTIQMQDELLLLLDDPQTLTGLIDGLQKVKEVFGGFYKLEVTIALSEPDRMVDLRRMYRDTQQYMNHRFYVGEGSVITRQDVALADSRESTGFELDEESFILLMKSGQVQEVETEIDRLFAELSAMRLDIGVTRSYVLQLYAVMIRLYPAEERSRFTSRLADLSVLETLTGLHDFIRQAASELAAGYYRSNINRQSSVVNKMLQIIEENYVNAELSLNGVAHQMLYMNPDYLGKIFKKVTGDNFSQYVNRYRIERATEHIRRSGDVKVFELAELFGFGGNSQYFSQVFKKVTGMTPTEYRKCGE; encoded by the coding sequence ATGTACAAAGTGCTGTTGGTGGATGATGAGCGGATGATCCTGGAGGGCATTTCCCAGGTGGTGGATTGGCAGGGCAGCGGAACCGAACTGGTCGGTACTGCCCGTAACGGGATCGAAGCGTATGAACGGATTGCCGAGAAGCGTCCGGATATTGTAATCAGCGATATCTCCATGCCGGGTCTCGACGGGATCGGATTGGTCGCCAAGACGTATGAGCATTTCCCGGATATCCGGTTTATTATGCTGTCGGGCTACAAGGACTTTGACTATGCACGCCGCGCCATGCAATACGGCGTCAAGCATTATCTGGTCAAACCGTGCAACGAGCATCAGATTCAGGAAGCGATCTGCGAGCTATTGTCGGAGCGCGCCGCCGAGGAAGAACGCGAACAGTTCGTCACCAGCATGCGCGAGCAGTTCAACCGGATGCTTCCGCAGGTCAAGGAACAGTTCCTCAAGGAATTCATCTCCAACAAAATGTACGGCAGCCGGGATCTCGACTATTATGAACGGCTGTTCCATATCAATCTGCAGAACCGCCCGGTTCGCATGGTCTTGATGCGGGTCGAGGACTCTCACGAATACGAGCATTTATTTGCCCTGAAAAATATCGCCGAAGATATTCTCGAAGGCGTGCTGATGGGCACGACGATCCAGATGCAGGATGAACTGCTGCTATTGCTGGATGATCCGCAGACATTGACCGGGCTTATCGATGGACTGCAAAAGGTCAAAGAAGTATTCGGTGGATTCTACAAGCTGGAAGTCACGATCGCTCTCAGCGAGCCAGACCGTATGGTCGATCTGCGCCGGATGTACCGGGATACCCAGCAATATATGAATCACCGCTTCTATGTGGGCGAGGGCAGCGTGATCACGAGACAGGATGTGGCACTGGCGGATTCACGGGAAAGTACAGGCTTTGAGCTGGACGAGGAAAGCTTTATCCTGCTCATGAAATCGGGACAGGTGCAGGAGGTAGAGACCGAGATTGACCGGTTGTTCGCTGAACTGTCGGCGATGCGTCTGGATATCGGGGTAACCCGCTCGTATGTGCTACAGCTGTATGCGGTCATGATCCGTCTCTATCCGGCCGAGGAGCGCTCCCGGTTCACCAGCCGTCTCGCCGATCTGTCGGTGCTGGAGACACTTACCGGACTGCATGACTTTATCCGGCAGGCTGCTTCGGAGCTGGCAGCGGGTTATTACCGCAGCAATATCAATCGCCAGTCCTCGGTGGTGAACAAGATGCTGCAGATTATCGAGGAGAACTATGTGAATGCCGAGCTGTCATTGAATGGTGTGGCTCATCAGATGCTGTACATGAACCCCGATTATCTGGGCAAAATTTTTAAAAAAGTGACCGGCGACAACTTCTCCCAGTACGTCAACCGCTACCGGATCGAGCGTGCCACCGAGCATATTCGTCGCAGCGGGGATGTGAAGGTGTTTGAATTGGCGGAGCTGTTCGGCTTTGGTGGGAATTCGCAGTATTTTAGCCAGGTGTTCAAAAAGGTGACCGGCATGACACCGACGGAGTACAGGAAGTGCGGGGAGTAG
- a CDS encoding copper amine oxidase N-terminal domain-containing protein: MKSPKLFFVLILSVILLIPSLNVVHASREKPTVYVNNQQLNIFAGIGSKGVTYVPFRPIFEKLNMTVNWDSNKKSVTAKNDKTTVTLTNNSYTAYVNGEKLDLLAPPFIDPNDNTLNVNLRFVAESSGAKVTWVKKGNDASIYITDPNLNKN, from the coding sequence ATGAAATCGCCCAAATTATTTTTTGTTCTTATCCTATCCGTTATACTGCTTATCCCATCTTTAAATGTTGTCCATGCCTCGCGCGAAAAACCAACGGTTTATGTAAACAATCAACAACTCAATATCTTTGCTGGAATAGGCTCAAAAGGCGTAACTTATGTTCCTTTCAGACCCATTTTTGAAAAACTTAATATGACCGTAAATTGGGATAGCAATAAAAAATCAGTAACTGCCAAAAATGATAAAACAACGGTTACATTAACCAACAATTCTTATACAGCTTATGTAAATGGTGAAAAATTGGATTTGTTGGCTCCGCCATTTATTGATCCTAATGATAATACTCTTAATGTAAATTTACGCTTTGTAGCTGAATCTTCGGGAGCCAAAGTCACTTGGGTGAAAAAAGGAAATGATGCTAGTATCTATATCACAGATCCTAATCTGAACAAAAATTAA
- a CDS encoding copper amine oxidase N-terminal domain-containing protein: MKYLKVLCTLMMSVILLLPIFNVADASRDYPGIYVNNEKMDIYAAVSAIGVTYVPFRPIFSKFNMTVNWDNTKKSVTATDGKTTIVLTNNSYTAYVNGKAVQLINPPVYNPDTKLFYVNLRFVAESTGAVVNWSKNETDANIYITNPNLK, from the coding sequence ATGAAGTACCTAAAAGTTCTATGTACTCTTATGATGTCAGTAATACTGCTTCTCCCAATTTTCAATGTTGCTGATGCTTCTCGTGATTATCCTGGAATCTATGTGAATAATGAGAAAATGGATATTTATGCTGCGGTTTCGGCAATAGGTGTTACCTATGTTCCATTCAGACCAATCTTCAGTAAATTCAATATGACTGTCAATTGGGATAACACTAAGAAATCAGTAACGGCTACGGATGGCAAGACAACGATCGTATTAACTAATAATTCCTACACAGCATATGTCAATGGTAAAGCCGTGCAATTAATCAACCCTCCAGTCTACAATCCAGACACCAAACTATTTTATGTGAATTTGCGTTTTGTTGCTGAATCCACAGGTGCAGTTGTGAACTGGTCTAAAAATGAAACAGATGCCAACATTTACATCACAAATCCTAATTTGAAATAA
- a CDS encoding ABC transporter substrate-binding protein, with protein MRKTIALATMVAILLLITACGNSGGGNASSGAQDGKTLRIAWWGSDARHEYTQKVIDLYKKQNPGVNIDIEYASFDDYWKKLAPQAAANQLPDIMQMDISYISQYAKNGQLEDLKPYIGSKIKLDDVSENVLSTGLIGGTQYGIPTGVNVLGYQYNPELLKKAGINEIPANWTWDDYKKMAMQAKAKGVYFDESMAADIFFNYFLRTKGHSLYNAEGTALGYEDDALFTEFFGTLAELIKEGAVPSQETLSQNKGILEESTVVKGTGIGTWQWSNQFVALQKVADRPMALAPMLGPDMEKGIYMQPSMYWSIASSSKSKDEAAKFIDFWVNNEEANKLIKGERGVPISAKIKESVTPDLTEAEKQVFDFVSEMEPKASPMSPPPPVGSAEVIATLADYVEQINFGQTTAAEAAPKFRADANAILSNNQP; from the coding sequence ATGAGAAAGACAATAGCACTGGCGACGATGGTCGCGATTTTACTCCTGATTACAGCATGCGGCAATTCCGGCGGAGGCAATGCCAGCAGTGGCGCCCAGGATGGCAAGACGCTGCGGATCGCCTGGTGGGGATCGGATGCGCGTCATGAATATACGCAGAAAGTTATCGATCTCTACAAGAAGCAGAATCCCGGCGTGAATATCGATATCGAATATGCTTCCTTTGACGATTACTGGAAAAAGCTCGCTCCGCAAGCTGCTGCCAACCAGCTGCCTGACATTATGCAGATGGATATCTCCTACATTAGCCAGTATGCCAAAAACGGTCAGCTGGAAGATCTCAAGCCCTACATCGGCAGCAAAATCAAGCTGGACGATGTCAGCGAGAATGTACTCAGCACCGGCCTGATCGGCGGCACGCAGTACGGTATCCCGACAGGGGTTAACGTACTCGGTTACCAGTACAACCCGGAGCTGCTCAAAAAAGCAGGTATTAACGAAATCCCTGCCAACTGGACATGGGATGATTACAAAAAAATGGCCATGCAAGCCAAAGCAAAAGGCGTGTACTTTGACGAATCCATGGCAGCCGATATTTTCTTCAACTACTTCCTGAGAACCAAAGGACACTCCCTGTACAATGCAGAGGGTACTGCACTCGGTTATGAAGACGATGCACTATTTACCGAGTTCTTCGGTACACTGGCCGAGCTGATCAAAGAAGGTGCGGTTCCTTCCCAGGAAACACTGAGCCAGAACAAAGGAATCCTGGAGGAATCCACAGTGGTCAAAGGTACCGGTATTGGTACATGGCAGTGGTCCAACCAGTTCGTTGCCCTGCAAAAAGTAGCCGATCGTCCGATGGCACTCGCTCCAATGCTCGGACCGGATATGGAAAAAGGAATCTACATGCAGCCAAGTATGTACTGGTCGATTGCCAGCAGCTCCAAGTCCAAAGATGAAGCCGCCAAATTTATCGACTTCTGGGTGAATAACGAAGAAGCCAACAAGCTGATCAAAGGTGAGCGCGGTGTACCGATCTCCGCCAAAATCAAGGAATCCGTTACACCGGATCTGACCGAAGCGGAAAAGCAGGTGTTTGATTTCGTAAGCGAAATGGAACCAAAAGCGTCGCCAATGAGCCCGCCGCCACCAGTAGGTTCGGCAGAAGTCATTGCGACACTGGCCGACTATGTGGAGCAGATCAATTTTGGACAGACGACAGCCGCCGAAGCCGCACCGAAGTTCCGTGCAGATGCCAATGCAATCCTGTCCAACAATCAACCGTAA
- a CDS encoding carbohydrate ABC transporter permease encodes MRNHSLKANLTGYAFISPFIIGFLAFTLIPMFISLYLSFTSYNLFSPPRWVGLDNFEKMFTGDPKYWNSVKVTLYYVFIGVPLRLTFALFVAMILNTGSKMIGTYRTIYYLPSIIGGSVAVSIMWRNIFSEQGIVNGLLMALGAAPVQWFGDPGAALSMLITLSVWQFGSSMLIFLAGLKNISPEMYEAASVDGAHPVRKFFSITLPLLSPIILFNLIMQTISAFMTFVPAYIISKGEGGPMDGTMLYSLYLFRQAFMFNNMGYASAMAWVMLIFIGVLTLILFKTSKMWVFYESEGGR; translated from the coding sequence ATGCGGAATCATTCCCTCAAAGCCAACCTGACCGGTTATGCCTTTATCAGTCCGTTTATTATCGGATTTCTGGCGTTTACGCTGATCCCGATGTTCATCTCGCTGTATCTGTCCTTTACGAGCTACAATCTGTTCAGTCCGCCGCGCTGGGTAGGACTCGATAATTTTGAGAAGATGTTTACCGGTGATCCCAAGTACTGGAACTCGGTCAAAGTTACGCTCTATTACGTGTTTATCGGCGTACCGCTGCGTCTGACCTTTGCGTTGTTCGTAGCGATGATCCTGAATACCGGCTCCAAAATGATCGGCACGTATCGTACGATCTACTACCTGCCATCCATCATTGGCGGCAGTGTAGCTGTATCGATCATGTGGCGTAACATTTTCAGTGAGCAGGGGATTGTGAACGGACTACTGATGGCGCTGGGAGCTGCTCCAGTGCAGTGGTTCGGTGATCCGGGTGCTGCACTCAGCATGCTGATTACCCTGTCGGTATGGCAGTTCGGATCGTCGATGCTGATCTTCCTCGCCGGTCTCAAAAATATTTCCCCGGAAATGTATGAAGCCGCAAGCGTGGATGGCGCACATCCTGTACGCAAATTTTTCAGTATTACGCTGCCGCTGCTCAGTCCAATTATCCTGTTCAACCTGATTATGCAGACGATCAGTGCCTTTATGACATTCGTTCCAGCCTATATCATCTCCAAAGGCGAAGGCGGTCCGATGGATGGTACAATGCTGTATTCCCTGTATCTGTTCCGTCAGGCCTTCATGTTCAACAATATGGGTTATGCCTCGGCGATGGCATGGGTCATGCTGATCTTTATCGGTGTACTGACACTTATTTTGTTCAAAACGTCCAAGATGTGGGTGTTCTACGAATCGGAAGGAGGGCGCTAA
- a CDS encoding carbohydrate ABC transporter permease, with protein sequence MLYPIIWMFFSSFKESRTIFTTATTLLPADWVWSNYVTGWQGIGGYSFGHYMWNSLVIVVLSTLGVVISSALIAFGFARLNFVGRNFWFGVMMVTLMLPHDVVLVPQYIIFTKLGWLNTINPIVIPQFFGAPFFIFLMVQFIRTIPKELDEAATIDGCGKFRLFIQIIMPLIKASLATAAIFSFYWRWEDLLGPVLYLNSPDKYTVSMGLKMFLDSESASNWGGMFAMSMVSLLPVILVFFLFQKHIVEGISSSGIKG encoded by the coding sequence ATGCTCTATCCGATCATCTGGATGTTTTTCAGCTCGTTCAAGGAGAGCCGTACAATATTCACTACCGCGACGACACTGCTGCCTGCAGATTGGGTCTGGTCCAACTATGTGACCGGCTGGCAGGGGATTGGCGGTTACTCGTTCGGTCATTATATGTGGAATTCCTTGGTGATCGTCGTACTGTCGACGCTGGGTGTGGTCATCTCGTCTGCGCTGATCGCTTTTGGATTTGCCCGTTTGAATTTTGTCGGACGCAACTTCTGGTTTGGCGTGATGATGGTGACGCTGATGCTGCCGCATGATGTCGTACTGGTACCTCAGTACATCATTTTCACCAAGCTGGGCTGGCTGAATACGATCAATCCAATCGTGATTCCGCAGTTCTTCGGCGCACCGTTCTTTATTTTCCTAATGGTGCAGTTTATCCGCACGATTCCCAAAGAGCTGGATGAAGCAGCGACAATCGATGGCTGCGGCAAATTCCGCTTGTTCATCCAGATTATTATGCCGCTGATCAAAGCTTCACTGGCGACGGCAGCGATCTTCTCCTTTTACTGGAGATGGGAAGATCTGCTCGGTCCGGTACTGTATCTGAATTCACCGGATAAGTACACCGTATCCATGGGTCTGAAAATGTTCCTCGATAGCGAATCAGCCTCCAACTGGGGCGGCATGTTCGCGATGTCGATGGTGAGTCTGCTGCCGGTTATTCTGGTATTCTTCTTGTTCCAAAAGCATATTGTAGAAGGTATCAGCAGCAGCGGTATCAAGGGCTAA
- a CDS encoding rhamnogalacturonan acetylesterase, with the protein MQAKEDTTADPIVTPVVPQEWHFDIGPGEPAAGCIGISPDSLYTPEYGYGFLPGGEVYGRDRSGMLDSGQAELVSHVQTSFCILLGAVFALDVPDGYYQVKLTVGDLLAATHTVIRFDSSRLLLPPIYTQAGQLIEMLCTVAVRSGQLRLSFGGRAPRLNHLQITAVPDTLKLVLAGDSTVTDQPADGYPYAGWGQLLPARFRHDVCVDNHAVSGRSSMSFIQEGRLDRIREVLHAGDFLFIQFGHNDEKTDAARHTDPFTTYKQYLTEYINAARDKQAIPVLLTPVSRRSFDNEGRLADTHGDYLIAMRELADEQQVPLIDLAERTRELLEQLGPEASKELFVWLHPGEYMNFPAGSQDNTHFQEYGANRVADLVIQGIRELNLQPLTMYLR; encoded by the coding sequence ATGCAGGCAAAAGAAGATACCACTGCAGATCCCATTGTTACTCCGGTCGTTCCGCAGGAATGGCATTTTGATATCGGGCCCGGTGAACCGGCAGCAGGCTGCATCGGCATCTCGCCGGACAGCCTGTATACACCGGAATACGGGTATGGATTCCTGCCTGGTGGCGAAGTGTACGGTCGCGACCGGTCAGGGATGCTGGACAGCGGGCAGGCAGAGCTGGTCAGTCATGTACAGACCAGCTTTTGCATTCTGCTGGGAGCGGTTTTTGCGCTGGATGTACCAGATGGCTATTATCAGGTGAAGCTGACAGTAGGCGATCTGCTGGCAGCGACTCATACCGTTATCCGGTTTGACAGCTCGCGATTACTGCTGCCGCCGATCTATACACAGGCCGGACAGCTGATCGAAATGCTGTGTACGGTGGCCGTGCGCAGCGGACAGCTGCGTTTGTCATTTGGCGGCAGAGCGCCAAGGCTGAATCATCTGCAGATTACAGCGGTACCGGACACGCTGAAGCTGGTGCTGGCAGGTGATTCCACGGTGACCGATCAGCCAGCAGACGGATATCCCTATGCTGGCTGGGGGCAGCTGCTGCCTGCTCGGTTCAGACATGATGTCTGTGTCGATAATCATGCGGTATCCGGACGCAGCTCCATGAGCTTTATTCAGGAGGGGCGATTGGATCGTATCCGTGAAGTGCTGCATGCCGGTGATTTTCTGTTCATCCAGTTCGGTCATAACGATGAGAAAACAGATGCGGCGCGTCATACCGATCCCTTTACCACCTATAAGCAGTACCTGACCGAGTACATTAATGCTGCCCGGGACAAGCAGGCAATTCCTGTGCTGCTCACTCCGGTTAGCCGCCGTTCTTTTGATAATGAGGGACGACTGGCAGATACGCATGGCGATTACCTGATAGCCATGCGCGAACTGGCGGATGAACAGCAAGTTCCACTGATTGACCTTGCCGAGCGAACCCGTGAGCTGCTCGAACAGCTGGGGCCCGAGGCTAGCAAGGAGCTGTTTGTCTGGCTGCATCCCGGCGAATATATGAACTTCCCGGCGGGGTCGCAGGATAATACCCATTTCCAGGAATACGGCGCGAACCGGGTAGCGGATCTGGTTATCCAGGGTATCCGCGAATTGAATCTGCAGCCACTGACTATGTATCTCAGATAA
- a CDS encoding glycoside hydrolase family 88 protein, producing MPALQFDEQHIKQVIDRVVDRTFNMDFHWDWPGGVAFYGVCEAYEATGKREYLDRLRVWVDENIADGLPPLSVNGVSIGHCLLTLYEATGEEQYLQIAKEMAEFLDTKAERFAEGIFQHTVNSVTDVFPQQAWVDTMFMAGYYLLRIGHLLGNQRYFDDGLRQYHGHEELLQDPDTNLYYHGWDHMNQNHMSSIYWARGNSWAALTMSKALKYIPVQHPSYMIIDGSMRDQLSTLVRLQSPEGLWHTVLDDESSYLETSGSAGIAAALLTQGRMYNKYTQKSIDGILARIKDDGTVTGVSAGTAVMNDIDGYRQVPEKRIQGWGQGLTLAFLAQILRTKEDLYGQTMTKSAAPEVSRSTAPEMSASTEQASESSEARSGVETL from the coding sequence GTGCCAGCATTGCAATTTGATGAACAGCATATCAAGCAAGTAATCGATCGTGTGGTAGACCGTACATTTAATATGGACTTTCATTGGGATTGGCCGGGAGGCGTAGCCTTTTATGGAGTATGTGAAGCCTATGAAGCAACCGGCAAGCGTGAATATCTGGACCGGCTGCGTGTCTGGGTCGACGAGAATATTGCTGATGGGCTGCCGCCGCTGTCGGTAAACGGCGTATCGATCGGTCACTGCCTGCTCACGTTATATGAAGCGACCGGCGAAGAGCAGTATTTGCAGATAGCCAAGGAAATGGCCGAATTCCTCGATACAAAGGCCGAACGTTTTGCCGAAGGCATTTTCCAGCATACGGTCAATTCGGTGACAGATGTATTTCCGCAGCAGGCGTGGGTAGATACGATGTTCATGGCCGGTTATTATCTGCTGCGTATCGGACATCTGCTGGGCAACCAGCGCTACTTTGACGATGGGCTACGGCAGTATCATGGTCACGAGGAGCTGCTGCAGGACCCGGATACCAACCTGTACTATCATGGCTGGGATCATATGAACCAGAATCATATGTCCTCGATCTACTGGGCGCGTGGCAACTCCTGGGCGGCTCTCACCATGTCCAAAGCACTCAAGTATATTCCGGTGCAGCACCCGTCCTATATGATTATCGACGGTTCGATGCGGGATCAGCTCAGTACACTGGTACGCCTGCAATCACCGGAGGGACTATGGCATACAGTGCTGGACGACGAATCCTCGTATCTGGAGACGTCGGGTTCGGCAGGTATCGCTGCTGCTCTGCTGACCCAGGGACGCATGTATAACAAATATACACAGAAATCGATCGACGGTATTCTCGCCCGGATCAAGGATGATGGCACAGTGACTGGCGTATCGGCAGGTACAGCAGTCATGAACGATATCGACGGTTACCGTCAGGTACCGGAGAAGCGTATTCAGGGCTGGGGACAGGGACTCACGCTGGCTTTCCTGGCACAGATTCTGCGTACCAAAGAAGACCTGTACGGACAAACGATGACCAAGTCGGCTGCTCCCGAAGTGTCTCGTTCCACTGCTCCGGAGATGTCTGCTTCGACGGAGCAGGCATCAGAGTCGTCCGAAGCGAGAAGCGGTGTAGAAACGCTCTAA